A window of Juglans regia cultivar Chandler chromosome 7, Walnut 2.0, whole genome shotgun sequence contains these coding sequences:
- the LOC108990408 gene encoding protein ACCELERATED CELL DEATH 6-like isoform X1 produces MDPKIYEAAALGNLEALEHDISDPLDSFLTVNQNTILHICISSILVEEKYPATGGTDQASAAKFVKDVLDKCPSLLLKANADDDTPLHLAARYGHASIVEVLIEHQKSQHQDLESGVVEAMKEMIGKLNNERDTALHEAVRYNHIEVVKQLLMGVDQEFSFGANASGETPLYLAAESCYPDLVSEILNKLKSPAYDGPLGITALHAAAIHKQEGMTESILQRKGRKLGMTENILQRYGRKLCKQADQNGWTPLHMAAYMGNFTVTKLLLAFDRDVAYMKDAEGRTALHIAALRNKIRVTKEIISMCPDCCEVVDNKGCNALHLAVSNDWRSRDAAEIFQDNSSLRNLLNQKDNDGNTPLHHCCTNNIDDYVMSLLKSPRVEKMVFNKKNQKALQILRSKICQLNFNERLKWTKSLEDVYDFRSSVNVRELKVGYLDINMNLTAEESKLRRENQKQKRKKEIEVEHKAAQAHLVVAALITTVTFAAGITMPGGFIGGDGHPHQGSAVLRNSVAFKAFIITNALSLMLSSSAVFIHLFIPLIDYEHFCKDHSNFLQMAFWFLLSSMAPMVLAFVTGTYAVLQHSNIAIPTCIICLSFVPLLAYIFRKIRGYVL; encoded by the exons ATGGATCCTAAAATCTATGAAGCGGCGGCACTAGGAAACCTGGAGGCCTTGGAACATGATATCTCCGATCCACTTGATTCGTTTTTAACAGTTAATCAAAACACAATCCTACATATTTGCATTTCAAGTATCCTCGTTGAAGAAAAGTATCCAGCCACTGGAGGAACTGACCAAGCCTCAGCGGCAAAATTTGTGAAAGATGTACTAGACAAGTGTCCGTCACTTTTATTGAAAGCCAACGCAGACGATGATACTCCGTTACATTTGGCGGCAAGGTATGGGCATGCTTCCATCGTCGAAGTCCTAATTGAACATCAAAAATCCCAACATCAAGATCTTGAAAGTGGAGTCGTTGAAGCTATGAAGGAGATGATTGGGAAGCTGAACAATGAAAGAGATACGGCCTTACATGAGGCTGTACGGTACAATCACATTGAAGTAGTAAAACAGTTACTAATGGGTGTAGATCAAGAATTTTCGTTCGGTGCTAATGCTTCTGGTGAGACCCCACTTTACTTGGCTGCCGAGAGTTGCTATCCGGATTTGGTGTCagaaattttaaacaaattgaagTCACCAGCTTATGATGGCCCCTTGGGTATAACGGCTTTGCATGCTGCAGCAATACATAAGCAAGAAG GAATGACCGAAAGCATTTTGCAAAGAAAGGGACGCAAACTAGGAATGACCGAAAACATTTTGCAAAGATACGGACGCAAACTATGTAAACAAGCAGACCAAAATGGTTGGACTCCGCTTCACATGGCTGCATATATGGGCAACTTTACGGTAACAAAACTATTGCTGGCATTTGATAGAGATGTAGCATATATGAAAGACGCAGAGGGTAGGACAGCTCTTCACATTGCAGCTCTACGCAACAAAATACGAGTAACGAAAGAGATTATATCAATGTGTCCGGATTGTTGCGAAGTGGTTGACAATAAAGGCTGCAATGCACTCCATCTCGCCGTGAGCAACGACTGGAGGTCAAGAGATGCAGCGGAAATCTTCCAAGATAATTCGTCTCTCCGGAATCTTTTGAATCAGAAGGACAACGACGGGAATACACCTCTCCATCACTGTTGCACTAATAATATTGATGATTACGTCATGAGTCTCCTGAAATCTCCAAGAGTTGAGAAAATGGTCTTCAACAAAAAGAACCAGAAAGCTCTGCAAATCTTACGAAGTAAAATCTGCCAACTTAATTTCAATGAACGTCTG aAGTGGACAAAGTCTTTAGAAGATGTATACGATTTTCGGTCCTCTGTCAATGTACGAGAATTGAAAGTCGGGTATTTAGACATTAATATGAACCTGACGGCGGAGGAGTCGAAGTTGAGGCGGGAGAACCAGAagcagaagaggaagaaagagatagAAGTGGAGCATAAAGCGGCTCAAGCCCATTTGGTTGTTGCTGCACTCATTACAACTGTGACCTTCGCAGCAGGCATTACCATGCCTGGGGGCTTCATTGGTGGAGATGGTCATCCACATCAAGGCTCTGCAGTTTTGAGGAATAGTGTTGCTTTCAAAgcattcatcattacaaatgcCCTATCGTTGATGCTATCTAGTTCTGCTGTCTTTATCCACTTATTTATTCCGCTTATCGATTACGAACACTTCTGCAAAGATCACAGTAATTTTCTTCAAATGGCCTTTTGGTTCCTTCTTTCCTCCATGGCACCAATGGTTTTGGCATTTGTCACTGGTACATATGCTGTGTTACAGCATTCAAATATtgccattcccacttgtattaTCTGCTTATCCTTTGTACCCCTCCTTGCTTATATATTTCGAAAAATAAGGGGGTATGTACTATGA
- the LOC108990408 gene encoding protein ACCELERATED CELL DEATH 6-like isoform X2: protein MDPKIYEAAALGNLEALEHDISDPLDSFLTVNQNTILHICISSILVEEKYPATGGTDQASAAKFVKDVLDKCPSLLLKANADDDTPLHLAARYGHASIVEVLIEHQKSQHQDLESGVVEAMKEMIGKLNNERDTALHEAVRYNHIEVVKQLLMGVDQEFSFGANASGETPLYLAAESCYPDLVSEILNKLKSPAYDGPLGITALHAAAIHKQEGMTENILQRYGRKLCKQADQNGWTPLHMAAYMGNFTVTKLLLAFDRDVAYMKDAEGRTALHIAALRNKIRVTKEIISMCPDCCEVVDNKGCNALHLAVSNDWRSRDAAEIFQDNSSLRNLLNQKDNDGNTPLHHCCTNNIDDYVMSLLKSPRVEKMVFNKKNQKALQILRSKICQLNFNERLKWTKSLEDVYDFRSSVNVRELKVGYLDINMNLTAEESKLRRENQKQKRKKEIEVEHKAAQAHLVVAALITTVTFAAGITMPGGFIGGDGHPHQGSAVLRNSVAFKAFIITNALSLMLSSSAVFIHLFIPLIDYEHFCKDHSNFLQMAFWFLLSSMAPMVLAFVTGTYAVLQHSNIAIPTCIICLSFVPLLAYIFRKIRGYVL, encoded by the exons ATGGATCCTAAAATCTATGAAGCGGCGGCACTAGGAAACCTGGAGGCCTTGGAACATGATATCTCCGATCCACTTGATTCGTTTTTAACAGTTAATCAAAACACAATCCTACATATTTGCATTTCAAGTATCCTCGTTGAAGAAAAGTATCCAGCCACTGGAGGAACTGACCAAGCCTCAGCGGCAAAATTTGTGAAAGATGTACTAGACAAGTGTCCGTCACTTTTATTGAAAGCCAACGCAGACGATGATACTCCGTTACATTTGGCGGCAAGGTATGGGCATGCTTCCATCGTCGAAGTCCTAATTGAACATCAAAAATCCCAACATCAAGATCTTGAAAGTGGAGTCGTTGAAGCTATGAAGGAGATGATTGGGAAGCTGAACAATGAAAGAGATACGGCCTTACATGAGGCTGTACGGTACAATCACATTGAAGTAGTAAAACAGTTACTAATGGGTGTAGATCAAGAATTTTCGTTCGGTGCTAATGCTTCTGGTGAGACCCCACTTTACTTGGCTGCCGAGAGTTGCTATCCGGATTTGGTGTCagaaattttaaacaaattgaagTCACCAGCTTATGATGGCCCCTTGGGTATAACGGCTTTGCATGCTGCAGCAATACATAAGCAAGAAG GAATGACCGAAAACATTTTGCAAAGATACGGACGCAAACTATGTAAACAAGCAGACCAAAATGGTTGGACTCCGCTTCACATGGCTGCATATATGGGCAACTTTACGGTAACAAAACTATTGCTGGCATTTGATAGAGATGTAGCATATATGAAAGACGCAGAGGGTAGGACAGCTCTTCACATTGCAGCTCTACGCAACAAAATACGAGTAACGAAAGAGATTATATCAATGTGTCCGGATTGTTGCGAAGTGGTTGACAATAAAGGCTGCAATGCACTCCATCTCGCCGTGAGCAACGACTGGAGGTCAAGAGATGCAGCGGAAATCTTCCAAGATAATTCGTCTCTCCGGAATCTTTTGAATCAGAAGGACAACGACGGGAATACACCTCTCCATCACTGTTGCACTAATAATATTGATGATTACGTCATGAGTCTCCTGAAATCTCCAAGAGTTGAGAAAATGGTCTTCAACAAAAAGAACCAGAAAGCTCTGCAAATCTTACGAAGTAAAATCTGCCAACTTAATTTCAATGAACGTCTG aAGTGGACAAAGTCTTTAGAAGATGTATACGATTTTCGGTCCTCTGTCAATGTACGAGAATTGAAAGTCGGGTATTTAGACATTAATATGAACCTGACGGCGGAGGAGTCGAAGTTGAGGCGGGAGAACCAGAagcagaagaggaagaaagagatagAAGTGGAGCATAAAGCGGCTCAAGCCCATTTGGTTGTTGCTGCACTCATTACAACTGTGACCTTCGCAGCAGGCATTACCATGCCTGGGGGCTTCATTGGTGGAGATGGTCATCCACATCAAGGCTCTGCAGTTTTGAGGAATAGTGTTGCTTTCAAAgcattcatcattacaaatgcCCTATCGTTGATGCTATCTAGTTCTGCTGTCTTTATCCACTTATTTATTCCGCTTATCGATTACGAACACTTCTGCAAAGATCACAGTAATTTTCTTCAAATGGCCTTTTGGTTCCTTCTTTCCTCCATGGCACCAATGGTTTTGGCATTTGTCACTGGTACATATGCTGTGTTACAGCATTCAAATATtgccattcccacttgtattaTCTGCTTATCCTTTGTACCCCTCCTTGCTTATATATTTCGAAAAATAAGGGGGTATGTACTATGA
- the LOC108990372 gene encoding protein FAR-RED IMPAIRED RESPONSE 1-like, whose protein sequence is MGCKARINAVLNVGGGYTISKVILDHVHACSPGKARHFRCFKKVDARVAKRLEINDEAGIRLSKNFKSLVVEAGGYENCAFREKECRNYIDKARRLRLGVGGGVTLCNYFEDMQKRNPEFYYKIDVDNEMRLKNVFWADARSRAVYESFGDVITFDTTYLTNAYKMPFAPFVGVNHHGQSILLGCGLISNEDADTFEWLFQSWLQYPLDVKCSCKLFEFRGILCRHALRVLTQMGQHTIPSKYILDRWRKDIKRKYTFVKSSYDTTSIDDARRYDRIQNCFYELCSNASKAESSCVKLISQIEQLKTQYPGIADHDTSNTVDTAPSTEASTPRVLSPLVVRSKGRPPSKRKVHPAEKSIKKSSTKRRLHNNQVELHFY, encoded by the exons ATGGGATGTAAGGCTAGAATTAATGCGGTATTAAATGTTGGAGGTGGATATACTATATCTAAGGTGATATTGGATCACGTCCACGCCTGTAGTCCGGGGAAGGCAAGACATTTTAGATGCTTTAAGAAGGTTGATGCTCGTGTTGCCAAGAGGCTTGAAATAAATGACGAGGCAGGTATAAGGttgtccaaaaattttaagTCTTTGGTTGTTGAGGCGGGGGGTTATGAGAATTGCGCATTCAGGGAGAAGGAGTGTCGAAACTACATTGACAAAGCACGACGACTTCGCCTCGGGGTTGGAGGTGGTGTAACTCTATGTAACTATTTCGAAgatatgcaaaaaagaaatccggagttttattataagattgacGTTGACAATGAAATGCGGTTgaagaatgtgttttgggcagACGCTCGGAGTAGAGCTGTGTATGAATCATTCGGGGATGTTATTACATTTGATACAACATATCTCACTAATGCTTATAAAATGCCTTTTGCACCGTTTGTGGGTGTGAACCACCATGGACAGTCAATCCTACTCGGTTGCGGATTGATATCCAATGAGGACGCAGATACATTTGAGTGGTTGTTTCAGTCATGGTTGCAGT ATCCCCTTGATGTGAAATGCAGTTGTAAGTTATTTgagtttaggggtattttgTGTAGACACGCTCTCCGTGTCTTAACTCAAATGGGCCAACATACAATACCATCAAAATACATCTTGGATCGGTGGAGAAAAGATATTAAGCGAAAATACACCTTCGTGAAAAGTAGTTATGACACTACTAGCATCGACGATGCACGAAGGTACGATAGGATCCAAAATTGTTTCTATGAACTGTGTTCCAATGCTTCAAAGGCTGAGAGCAGTTGTGTTAAATTGATTAGTCAGATAGAACAGTTGAAAACACAGTACCCTGGTATCGCTGATCATGACACTAGCAACACAGTTGATACAGCTCCTTCGACGGAGGCTTCAACCCCTAGAGTTCTTAGTCCTTTGGTAGTTCGGAGTAAGGGAAGACCACCGTCTAAGAGAAAAGTGCACCCCGCTGAGAAGAGTATTAAGAAATCGAGTACGAAAAGGCGATTGCACAACAACCAAGTTGagcttcatttttattaa